One Halobaculum sp. CBA1158 DNA segment encodes these proteins:
- the larB gene encoding nickel pincer cofactor biosynthesis protein LarB: MRETLDALAAGELTPAEAEATLRGYATTEAGRFDAARERRRGIPEGILSEGKTPAEVAAMVDAALDTTGRALVTRADDDAVAGIRTVVEEEYPAATIDRDERARTVVVRAQGYEPPSVDADVVVVSGGTADAHAAREAAVVAGAAGPRVETVEDVGVANVSRVLDRADTLRAADVVVAVAGREAALPTVVAGLVDAPVIGVPTATGYGMGGDGEAALLGLLQSCTVLSVVNVDAGFVAGAQAALIARGIGDTADATEPDDRDSGR, translated from the coding sequence ATGCGAGAGACACTCGACGCCCTCGCCGCGGGCGAACTCACTCCGGCGGAGGCGGAGGCGACGCTTCGGGGTTACGCCACAACGGAGGCCGGGCGGTTCGACGCCGCCCGCGAGCGACGACGCGGCATTCCCGAGGGGATCCTGTCGGAGGGGAAGACGCCGGCGGAGGTCGCGGCGATGGTCGACGCCGCCCTCGACACGACCGGTCGGGCGCTCGTGACCCGAGCGGACGACGACGCGGTCGCGGGGATCCGGACGGTGGTCGAGGAGGAGTACCCGGCGGCGACGATCGACCGCGACGAGCGCGCCCGGACCGTCGTCGTCCGCGCTCAGGGGTACGAGCCGCCGTCGGTGGACGCCGACGTCGTCGTCGTCTCCGGCGGCACGGCCGACGCCCACGCCGCCCGGGAGGCGGCCGTCGTCGCCGGCGCGGCCGGCCCCAGGGTCGAGACGGTCGAGGACGTGGGCGTCGCCAACGTCTCGCGCGTGCTCGACCGGGCGGACACGCTCCGGGCGGCGGACGTGGTCGTCGCCGTCGCCGGCCGGGAGGCGGCCCTGCCGACGGTCGTCGCGGGCCTCGTCGACGCCCCGGTGATCGGCGTCCCGACCGCGACGGGGTACGGGATGGGCGGCGACGGCGAGGCGGCGCTGCTGGGGCTGCTCCAGTCGTGTACCGTGCTGTCGGTGGTGAACGTCGACGCCGGCTTCGTCGCCGGCGCGCAGGCGGCGCTGATCGCCCGAGGGATCGGGGACACCGCGGACGCGACGGAACCGGACGATCGTGATTCCGGGCGCTGA
- the rpiA gene encoding ribose-5-phosphate isomerase RpiA, protein MKNTEGTEAAKRAAGEAAAAEVADGDRVGLGTGSTAAHAIRDLGERVAEGLDIEGVATSYQSRALAREAGIPLASLSDVARVDVAIDGADQAAPESNALVKGGGAAHAREKVVASAADEFLVVADDSKLADPLDHPVPVEVLSDAVARVERALRDAGGDPTLREAERKDGPVITDNGNLVLDCEFGAIDAPASLARTLSGTPGVVEHGLFVGLADELYVGEADGAVAVRSLK, encoded by the coding sequence ATGAAGAACACCGAGGGGACGGAGGCGGCGAAGCGGGCGGCGGGCGAGGCGGCCGCCGCGGAGGTGGCCGACGGCGACCGCGTGGGGCTCGGCACCGGCTCGACGGCGGCGCACGCGATCCGCGACCTCGGCGAGCGCGTCGCCGAGGGGCTCGACATCGAGGGCGTCGCCACCTCCTACCAGTCGCGGGCGCTGGCGCGGGAGGCGGGGATCCCCCTCGCGTCGCTGTCGGACGTGGCTCGCGTCGACGTCGCCATCGACGGGGCCGATCAGGCGGCCCCGGAGTCGAACGCGCTAGTGAAAGGCGGCGGGGCGGCCCACGCCCGTGAGAAGGTCGTCGCCTCGGCGGCCGACGAGTTCCTCGTGGTCGCCGACGACTCGAAGCTCGCCGACCCCCTGGATCACCCCGTGCCGGTTGAGGTGCTCTCCGACGCCGTCGCGCGCGTCGAGCGGGCGCTCCGCGACGCCGGCGGCGACCCGACGCTGCGGGAGGCCGAGCGCAAGGACGGTCCCGTGATCACCGACAACGGGAACCTCGTGCTCGACTGCGAGTTCGGGGCGATCGACGCGCCGGCGTCGCTGGCGCGGACGCTGTCGGGGACCCCCGGCGTCGTCGAGCACGGGCTGTTCGTCGGACTGGCCGACGAACTGTACGTGGGCGAGGCTGACGGAGCAGTCGCTGTCCGGTCGCTGAAATAG
- a CDS encoding GIY-YIG nuclease family protein — MYVLECADGSLYTGYTTDVARRVAEHDAGDGAKYTRGRTPVELVHVEAFDSKSGAMSREYAIKERSRREKEALID, encoded by the coding sequence GTGTACGTGCTCGAGTGCGCAGACGGCTCGCTGTACACGGGCTACACGACCGACGTGGCCCGCCGCGTCGCCGAACACGACGCCGGCGACGGGGCGAAGTACACCCGCGGGCGAACGCCCGTCGAGCTGGTCCACGTCGAGGCGTTCGACTCGAAATCGGGGGCGATGTCCCGGGAGTACGCGATCAAAGAGCGATCGCGACGGGAGAAGGAGGCCCTGATCGACTGA
- a CDS encoding DUF1931 domain-containing protein produces the protein MADLIVKAAVKEYLEEKNVASDFYDALDGEVEELLEDAARRAEENDRKTVQPRDL, from the coding sequence ATGGCAGACCTCATCGTCAAGGCAGCCGTCAAGGAGTACCTCGAGGAGAAGAACGTCGCGTCCGACTTCTACGACGCGCTCGACGGGGAAGTCGAGGAGCTGCTCGAGGACGCAGCGCGCCGCGCCGAGGAGAACGACCGGAAGACGGTCCAGCCGCGCGACCTGTAA